The Rhododendron vialii isolate Sample 1 chromosome 1a, ASM3025357v1 region tccttattatgGTTGGAGCAGTCACTGATGTAGCAGGAGAAATAGCGGATGTTGGTTATGGAGTCAATAACTTAAAGCCTGGTGACAAAGTTGTGTCTATGCTTAATACTATGGTAAGTCTCACACCGTTCCCAACATGTAGAACTGTTCAGCGTTCTGGTGTTTGAATGTGGTATGCATCTCTTCACTACTTTGTACCGGCCAAGGTGCAAAGGCAAACTTTTAACTCAAAATGTTTGGATGATCTTAAGATCTGAACCCTCCTGCAGAGGACACAACATGCAGCCTGTGTACAATTTTGTTGAATATTTTGAACAGAACAATCAAACATTGATCACAAACTTAACCAAAACCTGCATACAACTAGTTGACACTTGTCCTATGTCCCAGAAATTTCATCTTGGAGGCAGACACAATTCCTTGGAAAGAAAGACCCATCCCCACAGTGGCGATGAGGTGCCGGATCAGTTGTAAAATTAGTTATACGTCAgagcacttgatttttttaatggtaTTTCGATTATCAATCGGGAAGAAGTACCATGTAAGGACCGTTTGGTTCTAAATATTCGGCCCCACTCCGTAAAAGTTCTGGCTATGCCCCTCATCATGTTATGACCAATCGTCTTGTTTATACAAATTCATGCTTGTTGCCTTGTCTACATGCATAATAACTGATTCCCCATAAGAAATCCAGCATGCCCACTTCATTAACAGATGCAATTGATGTTTTATATCACGTGGTGGGGTAGAAGAAAAAGCAGTTTTGGATGTGCTCAATTCTGAACCGTCAATTAGCACTCAAGGAAAAGAGTAGCCAGCTGGTTAGCATAAATAACCTTAGTTATCATGCTTGCATATGAAAATAATTGATTCAGAGGATAAGAACTTGCTGTCAATCTCTGCCATTTTTGTTCTTGAAAGTTTGTGGGATTGATTGACAGAGTGGAGGTGGACTAGCTGAATTCTGTGTGGCTAAGGGGAGTCTAACAGTTCCAAGGCCACCTGAGGTATCACCAGCTGAAGCTGCAGGCTTACCTATCGCAGCTCTCACAGCTCACATGGCCCTTACCCAATCAGCAGGAGTCAAGCTCGACGGAAGCGGCCCGCAGAAAAACATTCTAGTCACTGCCGCTTCTGGAGGCGTGGGCCATTACGCTGTTCAACTGGCCAAGCTGGGAAATACCCATGTGACGGCGACTTGTGGGGCCCGCAACATGGAATTCGTGAAGAGCTTAGGTGCTGATGAGGTGCTTGACTACAAGACGCCCGATGGGGCCGCGCTGAGGAGCCCATCTGGCCGGAAATACGATGCTGTTGTCCATGGTACAACCGGCATTCCGTGGTCTACTTTTGAGCCTAATTTGAGTGAAAATGGGAAGGTAATAGATTTGACTCCTGGTGTTAGTACTATGATGACTTTTGCATTGAAGAAGCTCACACTGTCTAAGAAGCAGATGGTGCCACTGCTTTTAGTTCCAAAAGGTGAGAATCTTGACTATCTTGTTAAGTTGGTGAAGGAAGGGAAGCTCAAGACGGTTGTCGACTCGAAATATCCTCTGAGCAAGGCTGAAGATGCCTGGGCCAAGAGCATCGATGGTCACGCTACTGGGAAGATCATCGTGGAGCCGTAACGTATGCCCTGTTGGATTGGTTATCCAGTACTGGTTTTTGTGTGATTGAAGAAGCGATTGTATATTCAGACCACAGAACACATGTAGCTATTATACTTTCTGGTAATTAGGTTGGTTGTGTTCTTCATAATCTGTGCTAGGGTGAAATTTTCGTTTCTTGTGCAGGGCATTTTTCATAGTGGAGGCTTTTATTAAACCCGTAAAACTCATATAGGTTTTTTCACAACTTCTACTGTAACATTTCGACTGGCCTGCTCCGGTTTTGGTTACAAGAGCTTGATGTGAAAATGGCATAgtcaaaattatattttggcTGGGTACAATgtcattttgtcaaaaaattgcAGACTTGCTTCACCAATGCAATGTGattttttggcataactttctTTCCTTCCTCCTGCAACCTTTTTTTCCACCCAAAATGTATGCAATAAAGAATTCCAAATTTCAACCTCATGGGGTTGACCAAGTGGTCTTCAGAGTCAGCTTCGGGGTAAGTCCCATCAGAGTCAGCTTCGGGGTAAGTCCCACAAGATCCCGGGTGTGGGCAACCCCTACCATggacaacaaaaagaaaaatgtaaatCTAATGTAACCTTGATTTTATTTGCATCGAGGCTGGCAGTGATGGTTTTGGCTTAGGActtcaaaaatgatactcacacgaCAATCCAAATACAATAATTTACACAACTTCTCACATACGTGTGAGATCCACACACTATTATGTGTGGGCTCAATATGTATGTAAGAGATTGTGTTtcgattgttgtgtgagtagcattgttgttaGGACTTAGTGTTGACTTAGTGTCTGCTCCATTCTAAGTCTCAGGTGTGAAATGGCTTTGGAATGAGCTGTAGATTAGTTAATTTCACCCCATTATCTAATTGAAGATATGTTAATTTCCGATTTCCAGGAAACCACAAAATGGGAGAAAGACTTGAGGGTACTTTTTTTCTTACCGAAGGGTTCCATCTATGTGCGAAAAGTCTGTTTACACATACAAAAACGACACAAATCACATACATACTTTTTGAGGGGCCCACTTCGgatcccgcaaagatgatctgaatcgtttagttttcttaaaattttgttttatggACTTctgaaaaaaatcatctcaattggATATCGGTAAAAACTTTAGGCTGAAACTGACAGGATCGCCTTATGAATCTCGAAAAATTCCCTACCAATATTCAATTTAGATGATTTTTCACAAGAAcctatataaaatatttttaaaaaaaataaacggttTGGATCACCTTTGTGGGACCCGGAATGGGCACCGCGAAAAGTATGTGCGTGATTGGTTCCTAATTTATATGCGTCTATAGCACAGTTAATCTATGTGTGTCGGTTTCTTAGTTGGCCAGCCCATTTCGGACCATGTAAATCATTTGAATTATTTCGGAAACTCGTTGTGTTCGAAAGCGCTTACGTCCAGTGAAACTACTAGTTTAGTTTATTTGGTAACTTAGTTTATTTGGTAACTTAGTTTATTTGGTAACTCATGTGTTCGAAAAGCGCTTACGTCAAGTGAAACTagtttactctctctctctctctctctctctctagtctctatTTACAGACGCTCGAATTTCTCTCTGTGAATAGGAATATGGCAGGGAAGCTCATGCATGCGGTTCAGTACAATTCCTATGGAGGAGGACCTGCTGGGTTGAAGGTAATTTCCCATGCTtctcaaattcatttttctgCTCCTTCCTAATTGATTTGTTGGTCTTGCCAATGGTTTTTAACTTTTACGTTGCACAATGTATCTTGCAGCATGTTGAAGTTCCTGTTCCTGCTCCAAAAGCGGATGAGCCGGTTTTGCTAAAGATAGAAGCAGTAAGCATAAACCCAATCGATTGGAAGCTCCAGAGAGGCATTGTCCGTCCATTTTTGCCACGGAAATTTCCTTTCATACCTTGTAAGTTTGGTCACACTTCGTCTTTAATCCATACCCGGCCGGTTTATATATCTCTTAGACAACCTTTGCTTTCAATTAATGGAGTATATTGCAGTTTTTCAAGCATTCAGCATTGAACAATACTTCCATATATACCTCTGATATGGTCACCACATGCTCTCCATTTGGCGTAACTACAATTGGTGGACATATTAAGAATCGACAGAATATACAAAAGTGAAGGTGTGGACATTCAGCAAAACCTTTTGGATTATGACAAACTTCGGAGTTCAGAAGTAATTTGAACGTGGTGTTTCTTTCTATATCATGTTAAGAAAAATTTTCATGATCCTGTAAAACTCATCCGATTAGTTGATTTGGTACCTGCATGGCGATATATTCGCCGGAACTTCTTTATCCACATTGGAACATCAGGCTATGGTACTTACGATGCAAGCTTTAGAAGAGTTGCTGTTATTTTGTGGACTAATGTTTTCTCTCCTTACGGTTGAAGCAGCTACTGATGTAGCAGGAGAAGTAGTGATGGTTGGATCTGGAGTCAAGAATTTTAGAGCTGGTGACAAAGTTGTATCTTGGATTAGTCCTGCGGTAAGCCTTGCTCTTACTCTTCCCATTTTGTGATCACTTTCATATGTTCCATACTAGAATCCATCCCTTCCCTAGTGGCCAAGCTTCAAAGGCAAACTTTTACTGTATAACTCAGAAAGCTTTGGATGATCACAACGTTCCTGCTGAGAACACAGTACGTTTTGCCAAACATTTTGGACATAACAAACTAGAAACCCTGCTCCAACAAACAGGTGACACAATGTTCTGCACGGCAAAAACTTCATCTTGGAGGCAGACCAAATTTTGTTCGAGAGAAACGAACCCATGCCCTGAGTGGTCACAATGGGCTTTATGTTGATACAAATTTTTGCTTTGCGAAAAATTAGTTTCCCTTCAGATACCCAGCATGTCGTTTCCTCTTAATTCACAGGTGCAGTTGGTAATTAATTAGCAATTAGCATTGTTCGCTCATAAACATTAAGTAGTTTAGGATGTGCAGAATTCTTAACCCTGACTTGACACCCACTGATGCAAAACGTGGAGGCATGAGAGGGGGAGAAGGGTAGCGCAATGGGCCACAGCCCTAACACAAGGCCACATCCTTAAAACTCAATCCTCATTCAAACTCTTCCGACTACAATGACTGATGGTCTTATTTATAAGCTAAGAGCCCTGACTAAAAGGGAAACTAGAATCCTCATCCCAAACGGAGATAATCCAATCATCCACAAATATACAAGGGATGGGTAACTGTTTG contains the following coding sequences:
- the LOC131319894 gene encoding chloroplast envelope quinone oxidoreductase homolog, with product MNMAGKLMHAVQYNSYGGGPAGLKHVEVPVPAPKEGEVLIKQEAASINPIDWKIQKGMLRPFLPWKFPFIPVTDVAGEIADVGYGVNNLKPGDKVVSMLNTMSGGGLAEFCVAKGSLTVPRPPEVSPAEAAGLPIAALTAHMALTQSAGVKLDGSGPQKNILVTAASGGVGHYAVQLAKLGNTHVTATCGARNMEFVKSLGADEVLDYKTPDGAALRSPSGRKYDAVVHGTTGIPWSTFEPNLSENGKVIDLTPGVSTMMTFALKKLTLSKKQMVPLLLVPKGENLDYLVKLVKEGKLKTVVDSKYPLSKAEDAWAKSIDGHATGKIIVEP